A region of Burkholderiales bacterium JOSHI_001 DNA encodes the following proteins:
- a CDS encoding RES domain-containing protein (PFAM: RES domain): MSPAGRIPLVDLDWPTTHRLIPSRFPTVGLFDRIADPADLDALYAVEALTNPRIRDEVGQLHLVPPDERLAGPGSTVVMAAFTHLNPDGSRFSDGSYGVYYAADSLETAVAEVAHHRAVFMARTNEPPTDIDLRLVTARVLQPLHDLRGLRRRQPALYDPLQYGASQALGRELRQRGSWGLLYHSVRRPGGLCVGLLRPRALQPGVATRHLAMHWTGQRISHWYEKQEPQALA, encoded by the coding sequence GTGAGCCCGGCAGGGCGAATTCCCCTCGTTGACCTGGACTGGCCCACCACCCACCGCCTGATCCCCTCGCGCTTTCCCACCGTCGGCCTGTTCGACCGCATCGCCGACCCGGCCGACCTGGATGCGCTCTACGCCGTGGAGGCCTTGACCAACCCGCGCATCCGCGACGAAGTGGGGCAGTTGCACCTGGTGCCGCCCGACGAGCGCCTGGCCGGCCCCGGCAGCACCGTGGTGATGGCGGCCTTCACCCACCTGAACCCCGACGGCTCGCGCTTTTCCGACGGCAGCTACGGCGTGTACTACGCCGCCGACAGCCTGGAAACCGCGGTGGCCGAGGTGGCGCATCACCGTGCCGTCTTCATGGCCCGCACCAACGAGCCGCCCACCGACATCGACCTGCGCCTGGTCACCGCCCGGGTGCTGCAGCCGCTGCACGACCTGCGCGGCCTGCGCCGGCGTCAGCCAGCCTTGTACGACCCGCTGCAGTACGGGGCTTCCCAGGCCCTGGGCCGGGAACTGCGCCAGCGTGGCAGCTGGGGCCTGCTGTACCACAGCGTGCGCCGGCCCGGTGGCCTGTGCGTGGGCCTGTTGCGCCCACGCGCGCTGCAGCCTGGCGTGGCCACGCGCCACCTGGCCATGCACTGGACAGGCCAGCGCATCAGCCACTGGTACGAAAAGCAGGAGCCGCAGGCGCTGGCCTGA
- a CDS encoding Protein of unknown function (DUF2384) (PFAM: Protein of unknown function (DUF2384)), with translation MSAVLDPQPHPVDPSSPAAAAAVMRSFWRLADAWKLSVAEQGTLLGVGRTTLYQWKQGKVGPLDRHVLERLSYLLGIYAALQVLLPAPEQADAWIRKPNQAPLFAGRPALERMLGGQVADLFVVRQYLDAQRGGKA, from the coding sequence ATGAGCGCCGTTCTCGACCCCCAACCCCATCCGGTGGACCCCAGCAGCCCCGCCGCCGCTGCCGCGGTGATGCGCAGTTTTTGGCGCTTGGCCGACGCCTGGAAGTTGAGCGTGGCGGAGCAGGGCACTTTGCTGGGCGTGGGGCGCACCACGCTGTACCAGTGGAAGCAGGGCAAGGTGGGGCCGCTGGACCGGCATGTGCTGGAACGCCTGTCCTACCTGCTGGGCATCTACGCCGCGCTGCAGGTGCTGCTGCCGGCCCCCGAACAGGCCGACGCCTGGATCCGCAAGCCCAACCAGGCCCCACTGTTCGCCGGCCGCCCTGCGCTGGAACGCATGCTGGGCGGGCAGGTGGCCGACCTGTTCGTGGTGCGCCAGTACCTGGACGCGCAGCGCGGGGGCAAGGCGTGA
- a CDS encoding ankyrin repeat-containing protein (PFAM: Ankyrin repeat), with the protein MMRNYFRKLVYLALVIGFSCANAGAYEDFFRAIDLSDTRTVSQLLARGFDPNSRDEKGQPALVLAVKGDATGIAELLLAHPQLDPGLRNPVGESALMMAALKGNLKLAKALVARGSPLQHEGWTPLHYAASAPDEQVLRLLLDRGVAIDARATNGSTALMMAANYGSEASVKLLLERGADTKARNGSGRSAADFARLAGRDALAAQLDAAGR; encoded by the coding sequence ATGATGAGAAATTACTTTAGAAAACTTGTCTATCTGGCTTTGGTTATTGGGTTTTCTTGCGCCAACGCTGGCGCCTACGAAGACTTCTTCCGCGCCATCGATCTGTCCGACACCCGCACCGTGTCCCAGTTGCTGGCGCGGGGTTTCGACCCCAATTCGCGCGATGAAAAGGGCCAGCCGGCCCTGGTATTGGCCGTGAAGGGGGACGCCACGGGCATCGCTGAACTGCTGCTGGCCCATCCGCAACTGGACCCCGGCCTGCGCAACCCGGTGGGGGAAAGCGCGCTGATGATGGCCGCGCTGAAGGGCAACCTGAAGCTCGCCAAGGCCCTGGTGGCGCGCGGCAGCCCGCTGCAGCACGAGGGCTGGACGCCGCTGCATTACGCCGCCAGCGCGCCCGACGAGCAGGTGCTGCGCCTGTTGCTGGACCGGGGTGTGGCGATCGACGCGCGGGCGACCAATGGCAGCACCGCTTTGATGATGGCGGCCAACTACGGCAGCGAGGCTTCCGTGAAACTGCTGCTGGAGCGCGGCGCCGACACCAAGGCGCGCAACGGCTCCGGGCGCAGCGCTGCGGACTTTGCACGTTTGGCCGGCCGCGACGCGCTGGCGGCGCAATTGGACGCGGCCGGCCGCTGA
- a CDS encoding hydrolase, TatD family (PFAM: TatD related DNase~TIGRFAM: hydrolase, TatD family) yields MFVDSHCHLSFPELYERVDGIRADMAAARVRAALVICTTLEEFDRVQGLAAAHANFWASAGVHPDNEGVAEPSLNDLVACAARPRVVAIGETGLDYYRLNGRSVADMAWQRERFRVHIRAARQTGLPLVVHTRSASDDTVAILKEEGAGAVGGVFHCFTETAEVARQALDLGFHISFSGILSFRNAQALRDVAQWVPLERCLIETDSPYLAPMPHRGKTNSPAWVPHVAQCLADAKGLDLAAVAEATTTNFERLFRVRTAVDEA; encoded by the coding sequence ATGTTCGTCGACTCCCATTGCCACCTGAGCTTTCCTGAACTGTACGAGCGGGTGGACGGCATCCGCGCCGACATGGCCGCGGCCCGGGTGCGCGCGGCCCTGGTCATCTGCACCACGCTGGAGGAATTCGACCGGGTGCAGGGCCTGGCCGCCGCCCACGCCAACTTCTGGGCCAGTGCCGGGGTGCACCCGGACAACGAAGGCGTGGCTGAACCCAGCCTCAACGACCTGGTGGCGTGCGCCGCCCGCCCGCGCGTGGTGGCCATCGGCGAAACCGGCCTGGACTACTACCGCCTGAACGGCCGCAGCGTGGCCGACATGGCCTGGCAGCGCGAGCGCTTTCGTGTGCACATCCGCGCTGCCCGGCAGACCGGCCTGCCGCTGGTGGTGCACACCCGTTCGGCGTCCGATGACACGGTGGCCATCCTGAAGGAAGAGGGCGCCGGCGCGGTGGGTGGCGTGTTCCATTGCTTCACAGAAACCGCCGAGGTGGCGCGCCAGGCGCTGGACCTGGGCTTTCACATCTCGTTTTCCGGCATCCTGAGCTTTCGCAACGCCCAGGCCCTGCGCGACGTGGCGCAATGGGTGCCGCTGGAGCGCTGCCTGATCGAAACCGACAGCCCCTACCTGGCCCCGATGCCTCACCGCGGCAAGACCAACAGCCCGGCCTGGGTGCCGCATGTGGCGCAATGCCTGGCAGACGCAAAAGGGCTGGACCTGGCCGCCGTGGCCGAAGCCACGACCACCAACTTTGAGCGCCTCTTCCGGGTGCGCACCGCCGTCGACGAGGCCTGA
- a CDS encoding Tfp pilus assembly protein PilZ (PFAM: PilZ domain) — translation MSEPLNRPTVSGGLAPASRPSVIQLVFREKGALYAAYIPVLADGGLFVPTTRDYRLGDDIYLLLSLPDDPQRYPVAGRVAWITPANASGGRTQGVGVKFPNDEKTRLLKLKIEELLGTSISSAKPTQTV, via the coding sequence ATGAGCGAACCCCTGAACCGCCCCACGGTGTCCGGCGGCCTGGCCCCAGCCTCGCGCCCCAGCGTCATCCAGCTGGTGTTCCGCGAGAAGGGCGCTCTGTACGCGGCTTACATCCCGGTGCTGGCCGACGGCGGCCTGTTCGTTCCCACCACGCGCGACTACCGCCTGGGCGACGACATCTACCTGCTGCTGTCCCTGCCGGACGACCCCCAGCGCTACCCGGTGGCGGGCCGGGTCGCCTGGATCACCCCGGCCAATGCGTCCGGTGGGCGCACCCAGGGCGTGGGCGTGAAGTTCCCCAACGACGAAAAAACCCGGCTGCTGAAGCTGAAGATCGAAGAACTGCTGGGCACCAGCATCTCTTCGGCCAAGCCCACCCAGACGGTCTGA
- a CDS encoding hypothetical protein (TIGRFAM: DNA polymerase III, delta' subunit), whose protein sequence is MAEGMMPGVDEDGALPLPWLAAPLAEALNLQRSHALLAFGPGGVGQLEFAFTLAQAWLCDQRGNATRPCGRCDSCRLVRGRSHPDLLLVVPDALALQLQWATVEDLRLKGDAKPSKDLRVAQVRDAIDWSQRTPARGKGKALVLHPADAMNHTAASALLKTLEEPPGSLRLVLTSSDPEHLLPTVRSRCQRVRLPLPEPASALAWLQAQDVAAPQVLLALAGGRPLLAWELAAEGIDAALVQALPARLAAGDPTPLLQRPVARVVDLLLKLALDLAVRQAGGLPRYFPAASLPAGAPDAARLAAWQRSLLRVARHDEHPWNAGLLVDALVTEGAALWPRAAAGARRGGAASLHSGA, encoded by the coding sequence ATGGCCGAAGGCATGATGCCCGGGGTGGACGAAGACGGCGCATTGCCGCTGCCCTGGCTGGCCGCGCCCCTGGCTGAAGCGCTGAACCTGCAGCGTTCGCATGCGCTGCTGGCCTTCGGGCCGGGCGGGGTGGGGCAACTGGAATTCGCCTTCACGTTGGCCCAGGCCTGGTTGTGCGACCAGCGTGGCAATGCCACCCGGCCTTGCGGCCGCTGCGACAGCTGCCGCCTTGTGCGCGGCCGCAGCCACCCCGACCTGCTGCTGGTCGTGCCCGACGCCCTGGCGCTGCAACTGCAATGGGCCACGGTGGAAGACCTGCGGCTGAAGGGCGACGCCAAGCCCAGCAAGGACCTGCGCGTGGCCCAGGTGCGCGACGCCATCGACTGGAGCCAGCGCACGCCCGCGCGCGGAAAGGGCAAGGCCCTGGTGCTGCACCCGGCCGACGCCATGAACCACACCGCCGCCAGCGCCCTGCTGAAAACGCTGGAAGAACCCCCCGGCAGCCTGCGCCTGGTGCTGACCAGCAGCGATCCCGAACACCTGCTGCCCACGGTGCGCAGCCGCTGCCAGCGGGTGCGCCTGCCGCTGCCCGAGCCGGCCTCCGCCCTGGCCTGGTTGCAGGCCCAGGACGTGGCCGCGCCGCAGGTGCTGCTGGCGCTGGCGGGCGGGCGGCCGTTGCTGGCCTGGGAGCTGGCGGCCGAAGGCATCGACGCGGCCCTGGTGCAGGCGCTGCCGGCCCGCCTGGCCGCGGGCGACCCCACGCCGCTGCTGCAGCGCCCGGTGGCCCGGGTGGTGGACCTGCTGCTGAAGCTGGCCCTGGACCTGGCCGTGCGCCAGGCCGGCGGCCTGCCTCGCTACTTTCCCGCCGCCAGCCTGCCCGCAGGCGCGCCCGATGCGGCCAGGCTGGCCGCCTGGCAGCGCAGCCTGCTGCGGGTGGCGCGGCACGACGAACACCCCTGGAACGCGGGGCTGCTGGTGGATGCGCTCGTGACGGAAGGCGCGGCCTTGTGGCCTCGCGCGGCCGCGGGTGCTCGGCGCGGTGGCGCGGCGTCGCTACACTCCGGCGCATGA